The Apium graveolens cultivar Ventura chromosome 3, ASM990537v1, whole genome shotgun sequence sequence GAATAATGGCTAGTTTAATAACTTGACAAAAACTCTCATGACATTCAACCAAAATTCTTGAGATCGACCATTCACCAAACGATCCTTCTGGCATTGTAAGTTGACATTAGAATCAAATTTATGCTAAACAACCAAATACACCGAATAATATTATCATTAGCAGAGCAGGGGACCGAACCCCAGGAGAAGATTACATTATCCGACATTATCCGAAGCAGATACGATTTGCAAGAAGTTATTTAAGGATGATCCTGATTTGTACTTGAAAGCTAATTAGTTAGCGTGCTAGCGCAATCTTTAGGGAAGCCTATTAAATACCTCCAAGCCAAGGCTCCAAGGCTCTAACACACCAGACTCCAGTTCCAACCCTGGATCTGCTACACACTTCAGCATACACTTCTTCTCAGAAGTAATCACCTAGCATTAAGCCTACGATACAAGAAGTAATTAACAAAAGATACGCATTTAAGAGGTTATTTGGGTATAGTTTAGGGGTCAATTGGTTCACTCCAATGAACATAAGAATGAACAATGCAAAAGCTTCCTAATTGTTTTGCTTATGTTCAGAATGAAGACCCCTTAACTTAACTTTGCAGTTCTGCAAACATGTTTATTAAAAATGCAGCACATTGGGGGCAAGAAGGTATCGAAGGCAAAACATAAGCTCTAGTATGTAATAACTAGACAAAGATAAATAACTTGACAGCAAGACTGGTTATCAAGTATGTAATAGTTCTAAACAAATCTTCCTTATGTTACTAGTAATCCCTCTTCTGGAATAATTTTTACAACTGACAGAGGTTCATGCACCTTTAATTACCATAAATAACATAAACTTGCTAAGTTTTCCCCACCTAAACTATGCAGACCAAATTCCCTCCCTCTCTCGCCCTCTCTGTCTTTCAATCCCCATACAATAAACAAACAAAGCGAAAATAAAAAGCTAGAATGAGGATAAAAAGTGCTCCAATGCACAAGTACTCTCGTCTAGGTCAATAATTATCATAAATTatcataaattattatattatgtAGCTTATTGTAAGCTCTAGATTTGTTGCGGAAGCCTGTGCTTATTCAGCTGCACTAACATGAACAACCATTTCAAGGCCGGGTGGTTCCTTTCCTTCTGTTCCAGGTCCTGCTTCGCCATTCTGGGGATTAACATTTGTATCAGCTCCAGTTGTGTTATGAGTAACTGTCCGCGCAGAAGGCATGGTATGGTCATGTTGCCCCTCATATGTGGTAATGACAACTTTCGGATCATGGGAAGCCCTCTCAACATGTTTCTTGACAGGACAGCCAGTGTTTGAACACCTATAGTAACTCCTGGTAACATGAACAAAATTTAGTTTTACCGGAGGGAATTGTTGTTTTCGAAAAGCTAGTTATTCATAAAAATCATACGGTAAATAATTTAAACACAATGGATGTCAAACAACAATAATTCAGAAAATCAAGATGAAACACATTAAAACACTACATTAAAGATTTACTTCTTCCTATACAAGAAGCATCATTTACTTTCTAGACAGACGTTAAATAGTGCACATAATAGTTTAAGTTAATCACAAGGCAAGAATAGACTTGCAAAATAAACGTCAAAGTACATCATCATTCTGTGATACAGAAGGAACTAATGATTGCCAGTAATTTCTATACATCATACGAAGCAGTGAAAGTAACATTTCTGGTAATTAATAAAACAAGAACGATAAACCTCAAATAAGAGTTGAGTCTATTATCTGTAGTATTATATGTAGTTGGCAGgaatataattatttttctttACAAAGTATGTTGACGTCTGCTACCTTTATTCCTTGCTCAATTAGTAAAGGTACATACTACATGTTTTGTAATAAGAATGTTGTGCAATGACTCATAATGACGTGTTTTAGACTTTAGTTACAAATGAATTTTATCTAGAGTGCTTAATCTCCTGATCTCTCTCTTAAGCCATGTTAAGTCGATAGCGAAGCAGCCAAGCTTATGTGTCTCCTTTCACACCCACAATCTCTCAATTTTTGGTCACGCTTAGTTGATTCCTTAATCTATAATGAAATCAAGGTTTTAATTCATTTATCTGAATCGCTTCTATTCAACACTCAAATATTTGACTCCAAGAACGAGTATTCCACCACTATCACACATCAAAATGTCAAAAACCTCAATCTGAAAACTCtcatattataaattattttgcaATACTCACAACCACTGTGTTATTGTTTAACTGCCAGTTGACCAGGACTAATTGACAGAATATATTACCTTGGATTTGCATTGCCTTTCACCAATTTTTGTCCATACTTCCGCCAACGATAGCCGTCATTCACTATATCAACCAGACTTGTACTTTGTATCACAATCCGTGATCCTCCATTGGTCTTACTAGCGGAAGACAAATTATCATCACTAGTATAACTATCCCTCTTCCTGATTTACAAACATATAAATCAGAATACGATTAGGTTTCAAATAATAAAAAGAATACAGTTATACAACGTCCATGCTTCAACAACGTATATAAAAAGCTTATCTCTTTACCGTCTTTTAGAGTCCGGCTCAGCATCCTGATCAACCCTGTCTTTTGCTTTATTTGATTTTGAATCGGGACTTTCTGTGACATTAATGCTTGCTTCAGCACGCAAGGGCTCGGGAGTTTCTATTAACACAATCTGATGAGAAGTCTCCTTGTGAACGTCTGTGGTTTCATCTTCAAATAAAGGGTAAACACATCAAACAACTTAGTggaattaaaaattaaaaaaaaacagtAGTAAACTTCATCACGTACCTCCACTTCTGGTCAGAGAAGACTTCTCAGGTTTTTTTGCTTGAAGTGGCACAGTTGTTTGGGGGCTTTGTTGAGGTTTGGGATGTTCATGGTTACCCCGGCAATTAATGTTAGTTATATTCCCCTCATGAGTTCGTTCCACTTGTTTTTTAGCAGGGCAACTTAAAAATGTACATTTATAATAACTGCGAACAAATTGATTCCCTCTAACAAGTTTCTGCCCATATTTTCTCCAGTTATATCCGTCTTCCGATGGTTTTTCAGGCAGTTTACTGCGAGGACTCCCTTCTTGAACAGAGTGTAATACTTGGACCCCAATATCAGGGTTCCTACGCAGGGGTAATTTTTCCAAAACTTTCTCCTGCTTCATGGATAAACTGGGCTTTTCTTGATCAAACTGTGTAACAGCGAGATAAGTATCAGGGTCCTGATTTTGCTGCAATGTATCAGGCACATTTTCAGGCATTGCAGAAGGAGCGGTTCCATGTTCAGTGGTTTTTGAGGTCAGGATAACAGTGCCAAGGCTCTGAGAGGGCATCAAATTATCCAACTCAAACAAAGGTATTGTGGAAAGAGAGCTTCCTTCTTGACAAGATTCTGATGTTCGCATAGCACTATTATAGCTGTGCCCTTGATTCAAATTGACTGGCTCTGTCTCGTGCACCATAGATAGTGAGCTTCCATCTTGGTTTGACTGTGATGCATCTGTTACATCATCAAGGCTTTGTACTGGTTTTAAGTTATTTAGCAACTTCTCCGACTTCACCAGATCGATGCTGACTTCTTGAGTGACCACTTCTTCAGATGGGTTTTGTCTCTGTTGCAGGTTATCTGGCTCTTCCTTGTCATGTACTACAGAGGGAGAAATTTCCTTTTGTTTAGACACTCGGTCATGAAACACAGGATCTGGGTTCTCTCCTTGCTGATACTTGTCAGCAGAAATTGCATCAGGCATGCCTTCCCTTGAAGTAACCATGTGAGCTTTCAACATCCTTGCAGTTACAGATTATATAGAACTTTAGTTTGTATTCGGGCACCATGATTCACATGCTAAATTCGATAAGACTCAAAGACTATAC is a genomic window containing:
- the LOC141711330 gene encoding WRKY transcription factor 1-like, whose protein sequence is MLKAHMVTSREGMPDAISADKYQQGENPDPVFHDRVSKQKEISPSVVHDKEEPDNLQQRQNPSEEVVTQEVSIDLVKSEKLLNNLKPVQSLDDVTDASQSNQDGSSLSMVHETEPVNLNQGHSYNSAMRTSESCQEGSSLSTIPLFELDNLMPSQSLGTVILTSKTTEHGTAPSAMPENVPDTLQQNQDPDTYLAVTQFDQEKPSLSMKQEKVLEKLPLRRNPDIGVQVLHSVQEGSPRSKLPEKPSEDGYNWRKYGQKLVRGNQFVRSYYKCTFLSCPAKKQVERTHEGNITNINCRGNHEHPKPQQSPQTTVPLQAKKPEKSSLTRSGDETTDVHKETSHQIVLIETPEPLRAEASINVTESPDSKSNKAKDRVDQDAEPDSKRRKRDSYTSDDNLSSASKTNGGSRIVIQSTSLVDIVNDGYRWRKYGQKLVKGNANPRSYYRCSNTGCPVKKHVERASHDPKVVITTYEGQHDHTMPSARTVTHNTTGADTNVNPQNGEAGPGTEGKEPPGLEMVVHVSAAE